From a single Actinomycetota bacterium genomic region:
- a CDS encoding transcriptional regulator, with protein sequence METFTRKLVTIVTEALIEDKLTKELEQLGVHGFTVTDARGKGERGVRDAHHEFAANIRIEIICGEKIAEAIERHLVEHYFPNYAIIWFVSNVEILRADKFS encoded by the coding sequence GTGGAGACGTTTACCCGCAAGCTTGTCACGATAGTCACTGAAGCTCTGATCGAAGACAAATTGACGAAGGAACTCGAGCAGCTCGGAGTTCATGGATTTACGGTTACTGACGCGAGAGGCAAGGGCGAGCGTGGTGTAAGGGACGCGCATCACGAGTTTGCGGCCAACATCCGTATAGAGATTATTTGCGGTGAGAAAATCGCCGAAGCCATAGAGCGGCACCTCGTCGAGCACTATTTTCCGAACTACGCGATCATATGGTTCGTATCCAATGTGGAAATCTTGCGGGCTGACAAGTTCTCATAA
- a CDS encoding threonylcarbamoyl-AMP synthase, with the protein MLVEQILFAAVESIPQMRSDVTRAVEILRKGGVVALPTETVYGLGADALNPEAVAKIFALKNRPTDHPLIVHISGIDKLSQWADEISPAARILASRFWPGPLTMIFKRVPAVLDAVTGGQDTIALRVPNHPLTLQVLAEFGGGVAAPSANRFGKISPTRAEHVAEEFGDRVDYILDGGPCAVGLESTIVDLTSARPQILRLGAVTAEDIDSALGHAGYTEGGGCVSREGEPAPPKTPGSLAAHYAPETPLHLVDSTELVTQVLELISLGRSVGVIARTPAPSDEVATGCAWVMISPEPAEYGRLLYATMRELDHMRCDMILVEAPPALKDWEAVADRLKRAASATHQASAGRAINAACFYDKDSGT; encoded by the coding sequence ATGCTCGTCGAACAAATATTGTTCGCAGCGGTGGAGAGTATACCCCAGATGAGATCAGATGTGACCAGAGCGGTTGAGATATTACGCAAAGGGGGAGTCGTCGCGCTACCCACGGAAACCGTGTACGGGCTCGGAGCCGACGCCTTGAACCCGGAGGCTGTGGCGAAGATTTTCGCGCTCAAGAACCGCCCCACCGATCATCCCCTCATCGTGCACATCAGCGGGATTGACAAGCTGTCGCAGTGGGCCGACGAGATTTCGCCGGCCGCGCGCATACTCGCTTCGCGATTCTGGCCAGGGCCGCTCACCATGATCTTCAAGCGAGTTCCTGCTGTGCTCGACGCGGTTACCGGGGGGCAGGATACGATTGCCTTGCGAGTTCCGAATCACCCGCTGACGCTGCAGGTTTTAGCCGAGTTCGGCGGAGGAGTCGCAGCGCCGTCGGCAAACCGGTTCGGGAAGATCTCTCCAACCCGCGCCGAGCATGTCGCCGAGGAATTCGGCGATCGGGTCGATTACATTCTTGACGGCGGGCCTTGCGCGGTGGGACTCGAGTCAACGATAGTCGATCTGACCTCCGCAAGACCGCAGATATTACGGCTTGGCGCTGTGACCGCCGAGGACATCGACTCGGCGCTCGGGCACGCGGGCTACACCGAAGGAGGCGGCTGCGTCAGTCGGGAGGGGGAGCCTGCGCCGCCGAAAACCCCGGGCTCACTCGCCGCCCACTACGCCCCCGAGACGCCTTTGCATCTCGTCGATTCCACCGAGCTGGTGACGCAGGTTCTGGAGTTGATCTCCCTCGGGCGCTCAGTTGGGGTCATCGCCAGGACTCCCGCGCCTTCAGATGAAGTTGCAACCGGATGCGCATGGGTGATGATCTCTCCGGAGCCAGCGGAGTACGGCCGGCTGCTCTATGCCACGATGCGCGAGCTCGATCACATGCGATGCGATATGATTCTGGTCGAGGCGCCTCCCGCGCTCAAAGATTGGGAGGCGGTCGCCGACCGGCTCAAACGTGCGGCAAGCGCAACCCACCAAGCAAGCGCGGGCCGTGCGATAAACGCCGCTTGTTTTTATGACAAAGATTCTGGAACATAA